One genomic region from Leptospiraceae bacterium encodes:
- a CDS encoding DNA-3-methyladenine glycosylase I has product MEKPKTYCEAVGHLDKTNVHRIYHDKAYGFSIYNDNELFERLVLEINQAGLSWTTILNKQENFKKAFHNFDIKKVASYKEKDKQRLLNDAGIIRNRLKINAVIHNANVILQLQKEFGSFKNWLDKNHPKTKEEWMKLFKKTFKFTGGEIVNEFLVSTGYLSGAHVSTCPIYNKVLKTKPAWVNQ; this is encoded by the coding sequence ATGGAAAAACCAAAAACATATTGCGAAGCTGTTGGGCATCTGGATAAAACAAATGTCCACCGTATATATCACGACAAAGCTTATGGCTTTTCTATATATAACGATAACGAACTGTTTGAAAGACTTGTTTTAGAAATTAATCAAGCTGGTTTGAGTTGGACAACCATCCTAAACAAGCAGGAGAATTTCAAAAAAGCCTTCCACAATTTTGATATTAAGAAAGTAGCTTCGTATAAGGAAAAAGACAAGCAAAGGCTTCTTAATGACGCAGGCATAATCAGAAATCGATTAAAAATTAATGCTGTTATTCACAATGCCAATGTAATCTTGCAGCTTCAAAAAGAGTTTGGTTCCTTTAAAAATTGGCTAGATAAAAACCATCCTAAAACAAAGGAAGAATGGATGAAACTATTCAAGAAAACCTTCAAATTTACTGGTGGCGAAATTGTGAATGAGTTCCTGGTTAGTACGGGATATTTATCTGGTGCACACGTGTCGACTTGTCCTATCTACAATAAAGTTTTAAAAACTAAACCTGCATGGGTAAATCAATAA
- a CDS encoding AAA family ATPase → MIGYKIREKLYESKSSVVYKGYKESNQQEVILKFLNREYPTPEEIARFEREYELTRSLASNGIIKAYNLEKYKDTIFMVLEDFGGNSFKKYLTYQKIVLKEFLNIAIQITEILAQIHERNIVHKDVNPTNIIYNPETKQIKIIDFGISTELSYESPAVLEGTITYISPEQTGRVNRMIDYRTDFYSLGMSLYELLTGQAPFISEDIVELVYLHIAKYPEDVYTKNPDTPKIISSILRKMYDKDADKRYQSAKGIKRDFEKCLEQLEKSGDIPEFPLGMEDYSDKFHIPHKLYGREKELNILIHLFEKVANTVDEDQYGSAILLVSGYSGIGKSSFIYETQKPITQKKGFFLEGKFDQLQRNIPFYAIITAFKGLLKQLLTEPEKELHSWREKILKAVGVNGQVIIDLIPELEYIIGKQSPVSQLSPIESMNRFNLSFQNFISVFAQKEHPLVLFFDDLQWADVPSLNLIKNLITNPDIQYFLIIGSFRDNEVDASHPLNIMIDEVRKTQKNVQSIHLKSLEKEHVYSLLSETLQTKKDSLMPMVELLYQKTDGNPFFLSELLKELYKDKIILFNYKTKEWNWKDKDILSYNVADNVADLMVKKLNKLSKNTQETLSYSACLGNKFKTNTLSLIMEGLFNYTYLHPPIQEGMLLKVGENLFRFQHDRVQDAAYSFLEESKKKEIHLKIGRLLFQDTLDNTNNSELEKGIFDIVSHYNFGSELISEDSEKIRLIELNLQAAKKAKQSVAFQGSLKFLRKAVDILSNISTLSSLDPTLQQNLFWTNHYELALELYTELSELEYLNGNFEEAENYFELVLDNAKKIMERMRIWEIQLQYYSMQNRFKEALDICYKALEELGEPLPTEKYDPLPDIMKSKQLLGNRPIEDLNQNIIQDQNELLTVRMLNAAFTPAYISHPVIIPFIILKAVNLSLEFGMNPYIPFLLGGYGCFILGLEMNDFESALQFGKLSISIVEKLKAVEIKSKTYLVLSSFINHWRVHARESDNYFQTCIQSGLEIGDFEFATYGICNMIHQKIFMGVNLFEVQKCIHQYSSTIKRFNLPASLVHFYMWEQFVFNLRGEAKDILLLKGERFDEEKVIEEVKNNITLLQFIYLCKSILHYLFGDYERAYNFSTQSLQYEAGAAGMMTIPEVIFFNNLAIIAKIENSNELDKIKYLEAIQRNQTRMKVWAENCEANYGHKYWIIEAELARINSDFFHAISLYSKAIEIAKKYEYTLEEAIANELAHSFWCYHNNIRYAKTHLLEAHRLYKKWGSIPKIKQLEERYSEFFENKNHLEKAITVDSSLNTDTISSNTIDFISILSASQVLSGEIEHEKLLEKLIKIVIENAGAEKGLLLLVNDNGSLTVQVEGTNNSESVKLPNIPLEESSNLSVSVVQYIARTQETLVLNDATSEGLFVKDEYIIRNKPKSLLCFPLVKQGKLTGIIYLENNLTTGAFTKDRIETIKILATQAAISIENSKLYNQMENLVEDRTKQLNNTLRLIKQDLNFSKKIQTRILPGRKEKFGNLKIVSRYIPMEEVGGDFFDIVELEDHIVRIFIADAAGHGVQAALITMLIKSEFESIKYSIRSPAILLQMLNNLFYNKYGSLNSLFTCFLVDIDEQDKTICYASAGHPSQVVVSQRKFKLLNRTGKISGAIKDANIMEMKTSFTKNEKLFLFTDGAFEEFNKRNKEFGEEQLYDMIKSNQRMDTGLLLDKVLENINEFLDGHHRHDDITLIGVEWY, encoded by the coding sequence ATGATTGGTTATAAAATTAGAGAAAAACTTTATGAAAGCAAATCTTCAGTTGTTTACAAAGGATATAAAGAAAGCAATCAACAGGAGGTGATTTTAAAATTTTTAAATAGAGAGTATCCTACTCCTGAGGAAATTGCTCGCTTTGAGAGAGAATACGAACTAACACGAAGTTTAGCATCAAATGGAATTATCAAAGCTTATAATCTGGAAAAATATAAAGATACTATATTTATGGTTTTGGAAGATTTTGGAGGTAATTCATTCAAAAAGTATCTTACTTATCAGAAAATAGTTCTAAAAGAATTTCTAAATATAGCCATTCAAATAACAGAGATTTTAGCTCAAATTCATGAACGCAATATCGTACATAAAGATGTAAACCCCACGAATATCATTTATAATCCGGAAACTAAACAAATAAAAATTATTGATTTTGGAATTTCTACGGAATTATCTTATGAAAGTCCTGCTGTTTTGGAAGGAACGATTACCTACATTTCTCCCGAACAAACAGGTCGAGTAAATCGTATGATAGATTACAGGACTGATTTTTATTCTTTAGGTATGTCTTTGTATGAATTATTGACAGGACAGGCTCCTTTTATTTCCGAAGATATTGTTGAATTGGTTTATTTACATATCGCCAAATATCCTGAGGATGTATATACTAAAAATCCGGATACTCCTAAAATAATATCTTCCATATTGCGAAAGATGTATGATAAAGACGCAGACAAACGCTACCAGAGTGCTAAGGGGATAAAGAGAGACTTTGAAAAGTGCCTGGAACAACTAGAAAAATCAGGGGACATCCCAGAGTTTCCACTGGGAATGGAAGATTATTCTGATAAATTTCACATTCCCCATAAGTTGTACGGTCGGGAAAAAGAACTAAATATTCTCATACACCTATTTGAAAAAGTAGCGAACACAGTAGATGAAGACCAATATGGTTCTGCAATTTTACTTGTATCCGGTTATTCCGGTATTGGGAAGTCTTCTTTTATTTACGAAACACAAAAGCCTATTACACAAAAAAAAGGATTTTTTTTGGAAGGTAAATTTGATCAACTCCAAAGAAATATTCCCTTCTACGCAATTATCACAGCATTTAAAGGTTTACTAAAACAATTATTAACAGAACCAGAAAAAGAGCTGCACAGTTGGAGGGAAAAGATACTGAAAGCAGTAGGTGTAAACGGACAGGTTATCATAGATCTAATTCCGGAATTAGAATATATTATTGGTAAACAAAGTCCGGTCTCTCAACTGAGTCCTATCGAATCAATGAATCGATTCAATTTAAGTTTCCAGAATTTTATCAGCGTTTTTGCTCAAAAAGAACACCCGCTTGTACTCTTTTTTGATGATTTGCAATGGGCAGATGTTCCTTCTCTAAACTTGATAAAAAATTTAATCACAAATCCGGATATTCAATATTTTTTAATTATAGGGTCTTTTAGAGACAACGAAGTAGATGCTTCTCATCCTTTGAACATCATGATAGATGAAGTTCGCAAAACGCAAAAGAATGTTCAGAGCATACATTTGAAGTCTCTAGAGAAAGAGCATGTCTATTCTCTATTATCCGAAACATTGCAAACAAAGAAAGATAGCTTAATGCCTATGGTAGAATTGCTTTATCAAAAAACAGATGGTAATCCCTTCTTTTTATCGGAACTGCTGAAAGAATTATACAAAGACAAAATAATATTATTTAATTATAAAACAAAGGAATGGAACTGGAAAGACAAAGATATTTTATCTTACAATGTAGCTGATAATGTAGCTGATTTAATGGTAAAAAAACTGAATAAATTATCTAAAAATACACAGGAAACACTTAGTTATTCTGCTTGTCTCGGCAACAAATTTAAAACAAATACACTTTCTCTGATCATGGAAGGTTTATTTAACTATACATATTTACATCCACCTATTCAAGAAGGAATGCTTCTTAAAGTTGGAGAAAATTTATTTCGTTTTCAACATGATAGAGTACAAGATGCAGCCTATTCCTTCCTTGAGGAGTCTAAGAAAAAAGAAATACATTTAAAGATAGGTAGGCTATTATTCCAGGATACCTTAGATAATACAAATAATTCCGAATTAGAGAAAGGTATTTTTGATATAGTTAGTCATTATAACTTTGGAAGCGAACTAATTTCGGAAGATTCGGAAAAAATCAGGTTAATAGAACTGAACTTACAAGCAGCAAAAAAAGCAAAGCAATCAGTTGCTTTTCAAGGATCATTAAAATTTTTAAGAAAGGCAGTTGACATACTGTCAAACATTTCCACTCTATCTAGCCTTGACCCAACATTACAACAAAACTTATTTTGGACCAATCACTACGAATTAGCCTTAGAACTGTATACCGAACTCTCCGAGTTGGAATACTTGAATGGGAATTTTGAAGAAGCGGAAAATTACTTTGAATTGGTTTTAGATAATGCAAAAAAAATAATGGAAAGAATGAGAATATGGGAAATCCAATTACAGTACTATTCCATGCAAAATAGGTTCAAGGAAGCCTTGGATATTTGCTATAAAGCTTTGGAGGAGCTAGGCGAACCTTTGCCAACGGAAAAATATGATCCCCTTCCGGATATTATGAAATCCAAACAATTACTGGGCAACAGACCGATTGAGGATTTGAACCAAAATATCATACAGGATCAGAATGAGTTGCTTACTGTGAGAATGCTAAATGCTGCATTTACTCCAGCTTATATTAGTCATCCGGTGATAATTCCTTTTATTATTTTGAAGGCAGTCAACCTTTCGCTAGAATTCGGTATGAATCCATATATTCCGTTTTTGCTTGGAGGGTATGGATGTTTTATATTAGGCTTAGAAATGAATGATTTTGAGTCTGCACTACAATTTGGAAAACTATCTATTAGTATCGTAGAGAAATTGAAAGCTGTAGAAATTAAGTCTAAAACGTATTTGGTTCTATCAAGTTTCATAAACCATTGGAGAGTCCACGCAAGAGAATCTGATAATTATTTCCAAACTTGCATACAGAGTGGTTTGGAAATCGGAGATTTTGAATTTGCAACCTATGGGATTTGTAATATGATACATCAAAAAATATTTATGGGAGTAAATTTGTTTGAAGTCCAAAAGTGTATTCATCAGTATTCGTCTACTATAAAAAGGTTTAACTTACCGGCAAGTTTAGTGCATTTTTATATGTGGGAGCAGTTCGTTTTCAATTTAAGGGGAGAAGCTAAAGATATACTTCTTTTAAAAGGTGAAAGGTTTGATGAAGAAAAAGTAATTGAAGAGGTTAAAAATAATATAACTTTGCTACAATTTATTTACTTATGCAAGTCGATCCTTCATTATCTTTTTGGAGATTATGAGAGAGCATATAATTTTTCTACACAATCTTTACAATATGAAGCTGGTGCTGCCGGAATGATGACCATTCCTGAGGTGATTTTCTTTAACAATCTCGCAATCATTGCAAAGATCGAAAACTCAAATGAATTGGATAAGATAAAATATTTGGAAGCAATTCAAAGAAATCAGACTCGTATGAAAGTTTGGGCAGAAAATTGTGAAGCAAATTATGGACATAAGTATTGGATAATAGAGGCTGAGCTTGCGAGAATAAATAGCGATTTCTTTCATGCAATATCTCTTTATTCAAAAGCTATTGAGATTGCCAAAAAATATGAGTATACATTAGAAGAAGCTATTGCCAATGAATTAGCTCACTCTTTTTGGTGTTATCATAACAATATTCGATATGCAAAAACGCATTTATTGGAAGCTCATAGACTTTATAAAAAATGGGGTTCCATTCCAAAAATCAAACAATTAGAGGAACGATATTCGGAATTTTTTGAAAATAAAAATCATTTAGAAAAAGCAATTACTGTTGATTCTTCTCTAAACACTGATACGATTTCTTCCAATACAATAGACTTTATATCTATTCTGAGTGCATCACAAGTGTTATCTGGTGAGATAGAGCATGAAAAATTATTAGAAAAATTGATCAAAATAGTGATTGAAAATGCGGGAGCAGAAAAAGGACTTTTGTTATTGGTAAATGATAATGGTAGTTTGACAGTTCAAGTAGAAGGCACTAATAACAGTGAATCGGTTAAATTACCGAACATCCCTTTGGAAGAGAGTTCTAATTTATCAGTATCTGTTGTTCAATACATAGCTCGCACACAGGAAACATTAGTATTAAATGATGCAACGAGTGAAGGCTTATTCGTCAAAGATGAATACATCATCCGAAATAAACCTAAGTCCCTATTATGCTTCCCACTTGTAAAACAAGGTAAGCTAACCGGAATCATTTATCTGGAAAATAATTTAACAACAGGCGCCTTCACAAAAGACAGAATAGAAACTATAAAAATCCTGGCAACCCAAGCTGCCATATCTATTGAAAACTCGAAACTATACAATCAAATGGAGAATCTGGTTGAAGATCGTACTAAACAATTAAATAATACTCTACGACTTATCAAACAGGATTTGAATTTTTCAAAAAAAATTCAAACCCGAATTCTGCCTGGTAGGAAAGAAAAATTTGGAAATCTCAAGATCGTATCAAGATATATACCTATGGAAGAGGTAGGTGGAGATTTCTTTGATATTGTTGAGCTTGAGGATCATATTGTAAGAATCTTTATTGCGGACGCGGCAGGTCATGGAGTGCAAGCTGCCTTGATTACTATGTTGATCAAAAGTGAATTTGAAAGCATTAAGTATTCGATCAGATCCCCGGCAATTCTTCTTCAGATGTTAAACAATCTTTTTTATAATAAATATGGTTCTTTAAATTCACTCTTTACATGCTTTTTGGTTGATATAGACGAGCAAGATAAAACGATATGCTATGCTTCCGCAGGACATCCAAGCCAGGTTGTGGTCAGCCAAAGAAAATTTAAGCTTTTAAATCGGACAGGAAAAATTTCTGGAGCAATAAAAGATGCGAATATCATGGAAATGAAAACAAGTTTCACAAAAAATGAAAAACTCTTTTTATTTACTGACGGTGCATTCGAAGAGTTTAATAAAAGGAACAAAGAATTCGGAGAAGAGCAACTATACGACATGATAAAATCAAACCAGAGAATGGATACCGGCTTGCTCTTAGATAAAGTTCTCGAAAATATAAATGAATTTCTTGATGGCCATCATAGACATGATGACATAACCCTTATTGGTGTAGAGTGGTATTAG
- the galE gene encoding UDP-glucose 4-epimerase GalE — translation MRVLVTGGAGYIGSHVVYELIRDGYEVVVVDNFCTGNEKNIFPQTTFIHGNIEDDITLEKAFSKKIDAVFHFAAWKAAGESMTNPEKYTINNLNGTLKLVTKLYEVGCKYFIFSSSAAVYGNPQYLPMDENHPTEPINYYGYTKLAIERNLAWYDKLRGLKYACLRYFNAAGYHPEGKITGIERTTANLLPIVMEAAFGLRKEFQIFGEDYETEDGTCIRDYIHVTDLARAHLLSLDYVSSKNESLIVNLGSENGSSVKEITAIAENVAGAIPHSMAERRPGDPPKLLASSAKARELLNWKPVYSDAETIVKTMYNAYAANYKKP, via the coding sequence ATGAGAGTACTGGTAACAGGCGGAGCCGGCTATATAGGAAGCCACGTAGTTTATGAGTTAATTCGAGATGGCTACGAGGTTGTGGTAGTGGATAATTTTTGTACCGGGAATGAGAAAAATATCTTTCCGCAAACAACATTTATTCACGGTAATATTGAAGACGATATAACTTTAGAAAAAGCCTTTTCAAAGAAGATCGATGCAGTTTTTCATTTTGCAGCCTGGAAAGCGGCGGGTGAGTCCATGACGAACCCGGAAAAATATACCATCAATAATTTGAATGGTACCTTAAAACTGGTAACGAAGTTGTATGAAGTGGGATGCAAGTATTTTATATTCTCTTCTTCAGCAGCCGTGTATGGAAATCCACAGTATCTTCCTATGGATGAAAACCATCCAACAGAACCTATTAACTATTACGGGTATACTAAGCTTGCCATTGAACGAAATTTGGCCTGGTATGATAAGTTAAGAGGTTTGAAATATGCCTGTTTACGCTATTTTAATGCGGCGGGCTATCACCCCGAAGGAAAAATCACCGGCATAGAAAGAACCACTGCCAATTTACTTCCTATTGTCATGGAAGCTGCTTTTGGATTACGAAAGGAATTTCAAATATTTGGAGAAGATTATGAAACAGAAGATGGAACTTGCATTCGGGATTATATCCATGTTACCGATCTCGCAAGAGCCCACCTTTTAAGTCTGGATTATGTTTCTTCAAAAAATGAATCCTTAATTGTAAACTTAGGTTCCGAGAATGGTTCTTCTGTGAAAGAAATTACAGCCATCGCTGAAAACGTAGCGGGAGCTATTCCTCATTCTATGGCAGAAAGAAGACCGGGTGATCCACCTAAGCTATTGGCCTCTTCAGCGAAAGCCAGAGAACTTTTAAATTGGAAACCGGTTTATAGCGACGCAGAAACAATTGTGAAAACTATGTATAATGCGTATGCAGCCAATTACAAAAAACCTTAA
- the lpxA gene encoding acyl-ACP--UDP-N-acetylglucosamine O-acyltransferase, producing MMIHPTAIIDPSAEIHESVEIGPFVVIGKNVKIGEGTKIESSVRIHDNVEIGKNNFIDHSAAIGGMPQSVGFDPKLVSGVKIGDNNLIREFVTIHRASKENENTIIKNNAFLMENAHVAHDAIIGNYAIIVHAVAIAGHVVVDDHAFISGLVAIHQFCRVGTFSMVAGCSKVVKDVPPYSTVDGNPASVIGLNPVGMKRKGIPLEIRNEIKEAYKLIYHSHLNTKQALQKIEEELNLNHPEIATIYKFFKESERGVTDHR from the coding sequence ATGATGATTCATCCTACTGCGATTATCGATCCTTCAGCCGAAATTCACGAATCCGTTGAAATCGGCCCGTTTGTTGTTATTGGGAAAAATGTTAAAATTGGAGAAGGAACTAAAATTGAAAGTTCTGTTCGAATTCATGACAATGTAGAAATTGGCAAAAATAACTTCATTGATCATTCTGCTGCGATAGGCGGCATGCCGCAGAGTGTGGGCTTTGATCCGAAGCTTGTCTCGGGTGTAAAAATAGGTGATAATAATCTAATAAGAGAGTTTGTTACGATTCACCGTGCTTCCAAAGAGAATGAGAATACGATTATTAAAAATAATGCATTCTTGATGGAAAACGCTCACGTTGCTCATGATGCTATTATCGGCAACTATGCAATTATTGTACATGCAGTCGCTATAGCCGGTCATGTAGTGGTGGATGACCATGCTTTTATTTCCGGTCTTGTTGCCATCCATCAGTTTTGCCGGGTGGGGACTTTTTCTATGGTAGCCGGTTGTTCTAAAGTTGTAAAGGACGTTCCTCCCTATAGTACTGTAGATGGAAACCCGGCCAGTGTTATCGGTTTAAATCCGGTGGGCATGAAGAGAAAAGGGATTCCTCTCGAAATACGGAATGAGATTAAAGAAGCCTATAAGCTGATTTATCATTCCCATCTAAATACAAAACAGGCACTACAAAAAATAGAAGAAGAACTAAATCTGAATCATCCAGAAATAGCAACGATATATAAATTTTTTAAAGAAAGCGAAAGAGGAGTAACCGATCATAGATAA
- a CDS encoding oligosaccharide flippase family protein → MKLPASILELIKKLISSGLLRSSVYISLSKVFSSACNLIFMIYAVNILSKPENGQFQYYLGFLPVFLSIAEFGLPNAIIKYLSPRTEDKSYIGNILSSSLVIKTISFISLCFIALGLTLFVKLDPLIMFLLVSGGFLVSFISFFESIFISFSAYYALSSWNPLANLFRLLILYFVNRYSDYNLSYIDILGIFTLSPLFSLFLFFFLFKQEKLYWSAPIAEIKKCVKELSLFNTWAFVASIFAIISDRMEIFILKQYHPPEFVAVYGTALQLFAGFVIIFSTLNSMVLPGLSRLAGTEEFKSYLLRSVLVGLGMALLLSPGYFLAEPIFTLLYNNKYTESIGVFKILYPNYLLQLIFAPFGIGLFALGKVRILAILAFLRMFFGFILDNLLIPEFGVVGAGISFFLGQIISWLVLIGYFWAMFWR, encoded by the coding sequence TTGAAACTACCTGCATCCATTCTTGAGCTGATAAAAAAGCTAATATCTTCAGGGCTCTTACGCTCTTCTGTGTATATAAGTTTATCCAAGGTTTTTTCTTCGGCCTGTAATCTCATTTTTATGATTTATGCAGTTAATATCCTGAGTAAACCGGAGAACGGACAGTTCCAATATTATCTGGGTTTCTTGCCTGTATTTTTATCCATCGCAGAATTTGGTTTACCTAATGCCATAATAAAATACCTTTCTCCCAGAACAGAAGACAAATCGTATATCGGAAATATCTTAAGTTCCTCCCTTGTAATAAAAACAATTTCTTTTATTAGCCTTTGTTTCATTGCTCTCGGACTCACCCTGTTTGTGAAACTGGATCCTTTGATTATGTTTCTTTTAGTTTCCGGCGGATTCTTAGTTTCGTTTATTAGTTTTTTTGAAAGTATCTTTATAAGTTTTAGTGCATATTATGCTCTTTCTTCCTGGAACCCCCTGGCAAATTTATTTAGGCTTTTAATTCTTTATTTCGTTAATCGTTATTCGGATTATAATCTTTCTTATATCGACATACTCGGAATTTTTACACTGAGCCCCCTGTTTTCTCTGTTCCTGTTTTTCTTTTTGTTTAAACAGGAAAAACTTTACTGGTCAGCTCCTATTGCAGAAATCAAGAAATGCGTAAAGGAACTGAGTCTTTTTAATACCTGGGCCTTTGTTGCGTCTATTTTTGCTATCATTTCAGATCGGATGGAAATATTCATATTAAAACAATATCATCCACCGGAATTTGTCGCTGTATACGGAACAGCCCTGCAACTTTTTGCCGGTTTTGTTATTATTTTTTCTACCTTAAACTCTATGGTTTTACCCGGACTTTCCAGACTCGCCGGAACCGAGGAGTTTAAATCTTACCTCTTGCGTTCTGTTCTGGTTGGTCTGGGTATGGCTCTTTTATTATCACCGGGATACTTTCTGGCTGAGCCAATATTCACCCTCCTATATAACAATAAATATACAGAATCTATAGGGGTGTTTAAAATACTTTATCCAAATTATCTTTTACAACTTATTTTTGCTCCCTTCGGAATCGGACTTTTTGCACTCGGAAAAGTTCGTATTTTAGCAATCCTTGCTTTTTTAAGAATGTTCTTCGGATTCATACTGGATAATCTTTTAATACCGGAGTTTGGAGTTGTCGGTGCCGGTATTTCTTTTTTCCTGGGACAGATTATTTCCTGGCTGGTTTTAATTGGATATTTCTGGGCGATGTTCTGGAGATAA
- a CDS encoding fructose-bisphosphatase class II — protein MVDKVSSILRQATEKAAVAVLPYFGKMDKHTADHIAVETMRKALNDMDLHSRIIIGEGEKDNAPMLYEGEMLGHTGTYEIDIAVDPLECTTNFSRGLPNSMSIIAFSERGGLRKVPGTYMEQWLAGPDMKENFEPEKGVRYNIEKLCKVENKGIGDLVIVVQDRPRHEGLIRELRDMGCGVSLIESGSISAAMDITLRIGTYDAMIGTYGAPEGLICAAMAVATNSEMKAILRPHNEEFQKKWIDLGGKENQVMDKKELIHGEHLGLVATGISGNHFLKGLQKRKTEIQGHTLIISTEGIGIHTFSLNR, from the coding sequence ATGGTAGATAAAGTATCCAGTATTTTACGTCAGGCAACGGAAAAAGCAGCCGTAGCAGTTCTTCCCTATTTTGGAAAGATGGATAAGCACACAGCCGATCATATTGCGGTTGAGACCATGCGAAAAGCCCTTAACGATATGGATCTACACAGTCGTATTATTATTGGAGAGGGTGAAAAAGATAATGCTCCCATGCTTTACGAAGGGGAAATGCTCGGACATACCGGAACCTATGAAATTGATATAGCTGTAGATCCTCTTGAATGCACCACCAACTTTTCCAGGGGCCTTCCGAATTCTATGTCAATTATTGCCTTTTCCGAAAGAGGTGGACTGAGAAAAGTTCCGGGAACCTATATGGAACAATGGCTTGCCGGTCCGGACATGAAAGAAAATTTTGAACCGGAAAAAGGAGTTCGTTATAATATTGAAAAGCTCTGTAAGGTGGAAAATAAAGGAATCGGAGATCTGGTTATTGTAGTTCAGGATAGGCCGAGACATGAAGGTCTTATCCGGGAACTTCGAGACATGGGTTGCGGTGTCTCCCTGATTGAATCGGGTTCTATTAGTGCGGCTATGGATATCACACTTCGAATTGGAACTTATGATGCCATGATAGGAACCTACGGTGCTCCGGAAGGTCTCATTTGTGCTGCTATGGCGGTCGCTACAAATTCTGAGATGAAAGCCATATTACGACCTCATAATGAAGAATTTCAAAAAAAATGGATAGACCTCGGAGGAAAAGAGAATCAGGTAATGGACAAAAAAGAACTGATTCACGGAGAGCATCTCGGTCTTGTAGCAACGGGTATTTCGGGAAACCATTTTCTTAAGGGCCTGCAAAAACGAAAAACTGAAATCCAGGGGCATACCCTTATCATCAGTACAGAGGGAATTGGTATCCATACATTTAGTTTGAATCGATAA
- a CDS encoding response regulator, with the protein MIKILIVDDNDRYANHLKAYFEKFGLETHRALDARQGWEMFQQTEYHTLVSDITMESQTSGLFFVRKVYKSGFKGNIIIATTGFDVFGVMGLSKFFLPFFAGVGWMIPKVPLKQGIVKFFPTNLKKGVDFESLLQKK; encoded by the coding sequence ATGATTAAAATTTTAATTGTTGATGACAACGATAGATATGCAAATCACTTAAAAGCCTATTTTGAAAAATTTGGACTGGAAACCCACAGAGCCCTCGATGCCCGGCAGGGTTGGGAGATGTTTCAACAAACAGAATACCATACCCTTGTAAGTGACATTACCATGGAATCCCAGACTTCCGGTTTGTTTTTTGTTCGAAAGGTCTATAAATCCGGTTTTAAAGGGAATATTATTATTGCCACAACGGGTTTTGATGTATTCGGGGTTATGGGACTCAGTAAATTCTTTCTTCCCTTTTTTGCCGGGGTGGGCTGGATGATTCCCAAGGTTCCATTAAAACAGGGGATTGTGAAGTTTTTTCCAACGAATCTGAAAAAGGGAGTTGATTTTGAAAGCCTCTTACAAAAAAAATAA